The Terriglobales bacterium genomic interval CTTCGCGCTCACCCGTTTGAGTACCGAGTTGCGAGTAACGAGTAGCCGAACGATGCCCGACACTCACTTCTTCGCAGCCTCAGCCAAGGACTTCTTACTGAAGTACCAATCTTTCACGTCGAGGCCGCCGGCGGCGGCGGCGCGTTCGGCGGCGGCCTGCTGCGTGACGGGGGCGGGCACGATGACGGGCTCGCCCGGCTTCCAGTTGGCGGGCGTGGCGCAGGCGTTGGCGTCGGCGGTCTGGAGCGCGTCGACGATGCGCACGATCTCGTCGACGTTGCGGCCGAGCGAGAGCGGGTAATAGATGAGCGCGCGCACGGTCTGCTTAGGGTCGATGACGAAGACAGCGCGGACCGCGGCGGTATCAGAGACGGCCTCATGCACCATGCCGAAGGCGCGGGCCACTTTCTGGTCGAGGTCGGCGACGACCGGGAAGGTGACCTTGACGGCGAACTTCTGCTCGATGTCGCGCACCCAGGCGATGTGCGAGTAGACGCTGTCGATGGAGTTGCCGATGAGCTGCACGTTGCGGCGCTCGAAGTCGGCGGAGCGGCGGGCGAACTCGACGAACTCGGTGGTGCAGACGGGGGTGAAGTCCGCGGGGTGCGAGAACAGGACGACCCACTTCCCCTTGCCGGTGAAATCGCTGAGGCGCAGCACGCCGTGCGTGGTCTTGGCCTCGAAGTCGGGGGCGGGCTCGTTGATGCGGGGCATGCGAAGAGGTTCCATGGCAAATGTCCTTTCGCCCATTGGATACGGCGGGCTGGCGGGCGATGCAGGAAGAGGATTTAGAATACGCGGCAGCTTTCCACGCGGTCAATCGGCTCCCAGGAGGCACACCCGTGTCGTACGAGCGCCGTTTTCCCTTCCGCCAGCTCGACGTGTTCACCGCCCAACCATTGCAGGGGAACCAGCTCGCGGTCATCACGGACGCGCGCGGGCTCTCGGACGCCGACATGCAGTTGCTGGCGCGGGAGATGAACCTGTCGGAGACGACGTTCGTGTTCCCGCGGGACTTCGCGACCGAGCGGCAGCACGGGATCAAGACGCGCATCTTCACGGTGGCGGAGGAGCTGCCGTTCGCGGGACATCCGACGCTGGGGACGGCGTTCGCGCTGCACGGGCCGGACCGGCGCGCGGGAGAAGCGAGCGGCAAGTTCCGCGTGTACGGTCACGAGAACAGGATCGAGCTCGACCTGAAGGTCGGCAAGGTGCCGGTGGAGTTCAGCTTCCAGGAAGGGATGCTGTTCGGGGAGATGACGCAACCGGAGCCGGAGTTCGGCAACGTGCTGAAACCAGAGGACGTAGCGCCGGTGGCGGGGCTGGAGGTGGCGGACCTGGAGCGCGGGCTGCCGATCCAGACGGTGTCGACCGGGCTGCCGTTCGCGATCGTGCCGGTGAAGTCGGTGGAGGCGCTGGGAAAGGTCTCGCTGGATTGGAAGAAGGCGGACGGGTACTTGGGGCGGACGGACGCGAAGTTCCTGTACTTCGTGACGCCGGGCGGCGTGGACGGGGCGCGGCCGAAGATGCGGGCGCGGATGATCTTCTACAACGGCGAGGACCCGGCGACGGGGTCGGCGGCGGGCTGCTGCGCGGCGTGGATGGTGCGGCACGGCGTGGCGAAGCCGGATGAGCAGGTGCTGATCGAGCAGGGCGTGGAGATGAAGCGGACGTCGCACATGTACGTGCGCGCGGGAAAATCCACAGAAGGTGACCGCGTCGTCAACGTGCGCGTGGGCGGCACTGTCGTAGAAGTGATGCAAGGTGAGGTTTTCCTCTGAGACGCACAGCGGATGAGGCGCGAAATCCGCGAACGCACACGCAGGGTGCCAAGAAAATAAATCGTCCGCATAGGACAATCACCTATTAGCTTTTCCGTCACTTTACAGCTACTGTTGCCGACAGTAGGATGCGCGAACGTTTTTCGCTCTGACGAATCAAACAATCACACGATAAGCAGGTTCAGCGTCCTTCCACGGCGCGGCCTTCCTTCGAGCATAAGGGGACAGAACCACATGAAGCCGAAGAGGACGATCCTCTGCGTCGATGACAACGAACAATCCCTCTCCATCCGAAAAGTGATGCTGGAAACGCGGGGATACCGGGTGGTGACGTGCGCGAACGGGCGGGAGGCGCTGGCGGTGTTCGAGCGCGGCGGCATCGACCTGGTGCTGAGCGACCTGGTGATGCCCGACCTGGACGGCACCGAGCTGATCGAGCGGGTGAAGACGCTCTCGCCGGAGACGCCGGCGATCCTGTTCTCGGGGAAGATCAAGGTGTACGAGCGCGACACGCGCGCCGACATCTTCCTGCCAAAGGGGATGTACGCGCCGGCGGAGCTGCTGGAGCGCATCCGGCTGCTGCTGGTGCGGAAGCGCGGGCCGAAGAAGGGCGTGGCCCGGGTGCAGGCGGCGGTGCAGCCGCGGAGGATCGCGAGCGCGTAGAGGAGTCTGGGGCTGGGGTCAAGGATGGCCGTCCGAGAGGGCGGCCTTTGTTGTGCGCGCTCGGGGCGAGGGCGCCACAACTCCGTTGGGTTTGGTCGTGTAAACTCTGTAGTTTCCGATGCCTGCCATCATCCAGACCGAGAACGTGACGAAGGTGTACCGCGTGGGCAAGGTGGAGGTGCCGGCGCTGCGCGGGGTGACGTTCGCGGTGGAGCGCGGGGAGTTCGTCTCGATCGTGGGGCCGTCGGGGTCGGGCAAGTCCACGCTGTTCTACCTGCTGGGCGGGCTGACGCGGGCGACCACGGGGAAGGTCATCATCGACGGCGAGGATTTCGCGCAGCTCTCCGACGCGGAGCGGACGCGGCTGCGGAAGCGGCGCATCGGGTTCGTCTTCCAGAAGTTCAACCTGCTGCCGACGCTGGACGCGCGCGCGAACATCCAGATCGCGCACGACATCGCGGGCGGCAACGGCGAACTGGACCAGAAGTATCTCGATAAGATCCTGGAGATGCTGGGGCTGACGGGGCGGCTGGACCACCGGCCGAGCGAACTGAGCGGGGGCGAGCAGCAGCGGGTGGCGCTGGCGCGCGCGCTCATCAACCGGCCGGCGATCATCCTGGCAGACGAGCCGACCGGGAACCTGGACTCGAAGAACTCCGACGTGGTGCTGAAGATGTTGCGGCAGTCGAACCAGGAGCTGGGGCAGACGGTGCTGATGATCACGCACAACCCGGAGGCCGCGACCGTGGGCGACCGGATCATCCACATGCGCGACGGTTCGATCGTGAAGCCGGAAGAGGACCCGCAGTGGGTCCACCACTAGGCAAGATCCGCACCCGCTGGCCCTCCAGGAACATCGAACTCCGATGAGCAGCTCCGCCATCCCGCAGCCTGCCAAGCCCAAGAAACCCAAAGTGAGCTGGCGCGCCGCCCTGCCCGAGATCTGGGCGCTGATGGCGCCGCGCAAAGGGCTGCTCGCGATGGGCTTCGTGCTGATGGTGATCAACCGCGTGGCGGGGCTGGTGCTGCCGTACTCGATGCGCTACGTGGTGGACAACGTGGTGATCCACCGGCAGCAGCAGCTGCTGGGGCCGATCGTGGGCGTGGTGCTGCTGGCGACGGTGATCCAGGGCATCACGTCGTACACGCTGACGCAGACGCTGTCGAAGGCGGCGCAGCGACTGATCGCGGAGCTGCGGCTGAAGGTGCAGCACCACGTGGGGCGGCTGCCGGTGGCCTACTACGACTCGAACAAGAGCGGCGTGCTGGTGTCGCGCATCATGACGGACGTGGAGGGCGTGCGGAACCTGATCGGCACGGGGCTGGTGGATTTCATCGGGGGGCTGGTCACCGCGGCCATCGCGCTGGTCATGCTGATGCAACTGAGCGCGCGGATGACGTCGTTCGCGCTGGTCTTCATGGCGATCTTCGCGCTCGCGCTGGCAAAGGCGTTCGGGACGATGCGGCCGATCTTCCGCGAGCGGGGCAAGATCAACGCCGAGGTGACGGGGCGGCTGACCGAGTCGCTGGGCGGCGTGCGCGTGGTGAAGGGGTATCACGCGGAGGAGCGGGAGCACGGCGTGTTCGGCGCGGGCGTGCAGCGGCTGCTCGACAACGTGCTGAAGACGCTGACCGCGGTCTCGATCATGACGCTCTCCTCGAGCGTGCTGATCGGGGTGATCGGGGCGGCGGTGATGTACTTCGGCGCGCGCCAGGGGCTGGCGGGCACGATGACGCCGGGCCAGCTGCTGACCTACATCATGCTGCTCGGGTTCATGGCGGTGCCGCTGTTCGGCGTGGTCAACGTGGGCACGCAGATCACCGAGGCGGTCGCCGGGCTGGAGCGGACGCGCGAGCTGCTCAACGAGAAGCCAGAAGACACGGACCCGCGGCGCGTGGTCTCGCTGCCGGGGATCGAAGGGCGCATCGAGTTCCGCGAGGTGGTGTTCGAATACGACCAGGGCAAGCCGGTGCTGCAGGAGGTCTCGTTCGTCTCGAACCCGGGGACGGTGACGGCGCTGGTAGGGTCGTCGGGCTCGGGGAAATCGACCATCATCGGGCTGGTGGCGGCGTTCCACGTGCCGCTGGCGGGGCAGGTGCTGGTGGACGGCACCGACCTGGCGACGGTGCGGCTGGAGTCCTATCGCACGCACCTCGGCGTGGTGCTGCAGGACTCGTTCCTGTTCGATGGGACGATCCGGGAGAACATTCGTTTCTCGAAGCCGGAGGCGACGGAGGAAGACGTGCTGCGCGCGTGCCGCATCGCGCGCGTCGACGAGTTCGCGGAGCGCTTCCCCAACGGCTACGACACCATCATCGGGGAGCGCGGCGTGAAGTTGTCGGGCGGGCAGCGGCAGCGCGTCTCGATCGCACGCGCGGTGCTGGCCGACCCGCGCATCCTGATCCTGGATGAAGCGACGTCGAGCCTGGACTCGGAGTCGGAGCAGCTCATCCAGGAAGGCCTGGCGTACCTGATGAAGGGGCGGACGACGTTCGTGATCGCGCACCGGCTCTCGACCATCCGTCGGGCGGACCAGATCCTGGTGGTGGAGTCAGGCAGGATCGTGGAACGCGGCAGGCACGAGCAACTGTATGCCGCCGGCGGCCGCTATCGCGAACTCTACGACAAGCAGCACGGGCTGGAGGCGAACCTGTTTCTGGCGCCGGGCGAGGGTGACACGGTGGAGGAGGAGGCGGCGGCGGGCGGAGCGCGCGAGACGGCGATCGATCCGCTGCGCATCATCCGGGGAAGTTAGGCCCCGGGAGTGCCGCAAAGCAGGCAAAACCGCGGGTTTGCCGGAGCGCGGCGCGCTTCGTTATAATCACAAGGTTCCCAAAAGAGCGGGAGTAACTCAGTGGTAGAGTGCGACCTTGCCAAGGTCGAAGTCGCGGGTTCAAATCCCGTCTCCCGCTCCATCTTTCTTTAGGGTCGCCGCAACGCTACTCGCCGAGTCCGCCATGGCGGACTTGGCTCGGCTGCGTCGCCCCTCGCGTTTGCTTCGCGCGATGCCAGGCGCGCGCAAACGCTTCACCCGATGTACTGGCTCTGCCCTCGCGCAAGCGAGGGTTTCGTTCCTTCATAAAGGGCGCGGTAGCCAAGTGGTAAGGCCGAGGTCTGCAAAACCTCTATTCGGCGGTTCGATTCCGCCCCGCGCCTCCAACCTTCGTCCAACGTGTCTTCGCAGGCACGCATGACAGCACCCGCCCTGCCAACGACTTCGCTGTTCACAGAACCGACGCTCGTCCCGATCCCCGCGGGGTGGTTCACGATGGGGCACGCGAAGGGACTGGACTGCGAGCGGCCGCCGCATCGGGTGTGGGTGGACGCGTTCCTGCTGGCGAGCTGCCAAGTGACGAACGCGGAGTACGCTCGGTTTCTCGGAAGCACGGGGGCGGCGGCGCCTCCATTCATGGACAAGCCGGAGTTCAGCGGGCCGCGTCAGCCCGTGGTGGGAGTGTCATGGTTTGAGGCCGTGGCGTACTGCGAATGGCTGGCGGCGAAGAGCGGCCGGGGCGTCATTCGACAATATCGCCTGCCGACAGAGGCCGAATGGGAGCGTGCGGCGCGGGGCGGGCGCGAGGGCGAGCTGTTTCCCTGGGGCGATGAGCCGCCGCAGTCGTTGCCCGGCTACAGCGCGCGCTGGCGCAGCGGGCCGGAGCCGGTGGGCGATTCCCCAAAGAACGGCTTCGGGCTGCATGAGATGTGCGAGAACGTGCACGAGTGGTGCGCGGACTGGTACGGCGCGGAGTACTACGCGCATTCGCCGGAGCGGAATCCGAAGGGGCCGGAAAGCGGGACGCGTCGGGCCTCACGCGGCGGCTCGTGGCGGCATCACGTGAAGACGTCGCACTGCCACACGCGGTCGAGCATCCCGCCGGGGATGCAGTACGCGGACTACGGGTTTCGCGTGGCGTGCGACAGCGGCGTCGCCGGCTGAAGCCGGCGAGTCGCGCGGCGCACCTAGCCGGCGTTGTGATACTTCTCACTGCACTGCGCGCTGTTGTGACGAATATCACAACGAATCGTTGCACGATATCACTATGTCAATCAGTAGATGAGCGCTGCGAATCTCCGCTTCGTGGGAGAGTTGCGCCCAGGCAGCGACGCAAGCGACTGAAAAGGCAGCGATGGGTTGTGGCCCGCTGCTTGCGGTATCGAATTGCCCCGCAGGAGTCCTCTCCCCCGGAGCACGGGCCCAAAATGAAACTCAACCATTGAATACTGGAGTGACGATGGACCGAAATCATTTACGTCCTCTTCTGTTAATGACCTTCTTGCTGGTGGTCAGCGGCCTGGCGTTTGGCCAAGCCGAGACCGGGCAAGTGGCCGGCACGGTGACCGACCCGCAAGGCGCGGTCGTCACCAACGCGACCGTGACGGTGAAGAACCTGAACACCGCGGCGGTGCGCAGTGCGACGACCAACGAGAATGGCCTGTACACCTTCACCATGCTTCCACCGGCGCCGTATGAAGTGACGGTGGAAGCGCAGGGCTTCCAAGCGCTGAAGAAGCAAGTGGCGGTCACGGTCGGGTCACGGAACACGCTCGACCTGACGCTGCGCGTGGCGGGCGGCGAGGCAATCGTCGAGGTGGTGAGCGCGACCGGCGGCACGCAGGTGGAAGTCACGACGCAGGAGCTGTCACAGGTGATCGGGCGGCAGCAGATCGCGGAGTTACCGACGTTCAACCGCAATCCGTACACGTTGATCGGGACGGCCGGCAACGTCACGTCGGATGCGCAAGGGTCGACCATCCGGGGCGCGGGCTACTCGATCAACGGGCAGCGCGCGGCCTCGACCGACATCCTGCTGGATGGCGGGGAGAACGTGGACCTGTTCACCGCGAGCATCGGGCAATTGGTGCCGCTGGATGCGGTGAGCGAGTTCCGCGTGATCACGAGCAACTTCTCGGCGGAGTACGGACGTGCCTCGGGCGGAGTGGTGAACGTGGCGACGCGGCAGGGCACGAACAACTTCCACGGCGGCGTTTTCTGGACGTATCGCGGAGCCGGGCTGACCTCGAACACGTACGACAACAACGCCATCATGTCAGTGGACCACCAGGGGTTCGTGGCGGACCCGATCGGACATCCGACGTGCGCGAACTTTGGCGACGCGGACTGCGCCGGTTACAAGCCGAACTACGTGCGCAACCAGTTCGGCTACAGCGTGGGCGGGCCGATCTGGAAGGACAAGCTGTTCTTCTTCAACTCGACGGAATGGATCCGGGTGCGGAGCTCGGCGGTGCAGCAAGTCGTGGTGCCGGACCCGACGTTCATCACCTCGGGGGCGGTCGCGCCCGAGACAGCG includes:
- a CDS encoding peroxiredoxin, translated to MEPLRMPRINEPAPDFEAKTTHGVLRLSDFTGKGKWVVLFSHPADFTPVCTTEFVEFARRSADFERRNVQLIGNSIDSVYSHIAWVRDIEQKFAVKVTFPVVADLDQKVARAFGMVHEAVSDTAAVRAVFVIDPKQTVRALIYYPLSLGRNVDEIVRIVDALQTADANACATPANWKPGEPVIVPAPVTQQAAAERAAAAGGLDVKDWYFSKKSLAEAAKK
- a CDS encoding PhzF family phenazine biosynthesis protein is translated as MSYERRFPFRQLDVFTAQPLQGNQLAVITDARGLSDADMQLLAREMNLSETTFVFPRDFATERQHGIKTRIFTVAEELPFAGHPTLGTAFALHGPDRRAGEASGKFRVYGHENRIELDLKVGKVPVEFSFQEGMLFGEMTQPEPEFGNVLKPEDVAPVAGLEVADLERGLPIQTVSTGLPFAIVPVKSVEALGKVSLDWKKADGYLGRTDAKFLYFVTPGGVDGARPKMRARMIFYNGEDPATGSAAGCCAAWMVRHGVAKPDEQVLIEQGVEMKRTSHMYVRAGKSTEGDRVVNVRVGGTVVEVMQGEVFL
- a CDS encoding response regulator, translated to MKPKRTILCVDDNEQSLSIRKVMLETRGYRVVTCANGREALAVFERGGIDLVLSDLVMPDLDGTELIERVKTLSPETPAILFSGKIKVYERDTRADIFLPKGMYAPAELLERIRLLLVRKRGPKKGVARVQAAVQPRRIASA
- a CDS encoding ABC transporter ATP-binding protein, with protein sequence MPAIIQTENVTKVYRVGKVEVPALRGVTFAVERGEFVSIVGPSGSGKSTLFYLLGGLTRATTGKVIIDGEDFAQLSDAERTRLRKRRIGFVFQKFNLLPTLDARANIQIAHDIAGGNGELDQKYLDKILEMLGLTGRLDHRPSELSGGEQQRVALARALINRPAIILADEPTGNLDSKNSDVVLKMLRQSNQELGQTVLMITHNPEAATVGDRIIHMRDGSIVKPEEDPQWVHH
- a CDS encoding ABC transporter ATP-binding protein — translated: MSSSAIPQPAKPKKPKVSWRAALPEIWALMAPRKGLLAMGFVLMVINRVAGLVLPYSMRYVVDNVVIHRQQQLLGPIVGVVLLATVIQGITSYTLTQTLSKAAQRLIAELRLKVQHHVGRLPVAYYDSNKSGVLVSRIMTDVEGVRNLIGTGLVDFIGGLVTAAIALVMLMQLSARMTSFALVFMAIFALALAKAFGTMRPIFRERGKINAEVTGRLTESLGGVRVVKGYHAEEREHGVFGAGVQRLLDNVLKTLTAVSIMTLSSSVLIGVIGAAVMYFGARQGLAGTMTPGQLLTYIMLLGFMAVPLFGVVNVGTQITEAVAGLERTRELLNEKPEDTDPRRVVSLPGIEGRIEFREVVFEYDQGKPVLQEVSFVSNPGTVTALVGSSGSGKSTIIGLVAAFHVPLAGQVLVDGTDLATVRLESYRTHLGVVLQDSFLFDGTIRENIRFSKPEATEEDVLRACRIARVDEFAERFPNGYDTIIGERGVKLSGGQRQRVSIARAVLADPRILILDEATSSLDSESEQLIQEGLAYLMKGRTTFVIAHRLSTIRRADQILVVESGRIVERGRHEQLYAAGGRYRELYDKQHGLEANLFLAPGEGDTVEEEAAAGGARETAIDPLRIIRGS
- a CDS encoding SUMF1/EgtB/PvdO family nonheme iron enzyme, yielding MTAPALPTTSLFTEPTLVPIPAGWFTMGHAKGLDCERPPHRVWVDAFLLASCQVTNAEYARFLGSTGAAAPPFMDKPEFSGPRQPVVGVSWFEAVAYCEWLAAKSGRGVIRQYRLPTEAEWERAARGGREGELFPWGDEPPQSLPGYSARWRSGPEPVGDSPKNGFGLHEMCENVHEWCADWYGAEYYAHSPERNPKGPESGTRRASRGGSWRHHVKTSHCHTRSSIPPGMQYADYGFRVACDSGVAG